Proteins from one Parvibaculum lavamentivorans DS-1 genomic window:
- a CDS encoding efflux RND transporter permease subunit produces the protein MNISRFFIDRPIFAGVLSIMIFLAGLLAMPNLPISEYPEVVPPTVVVRAQYPGANPKVIAETVATPLEESINGVEDMLYMSSQATTDGLMTLTVTFRLGADPDKAQQLVQNRVSQAEPRLPEEVRRLGVTTIKSSPDLTMVVHLTSPNDRYDMTYLRNYAVLNVKDRLARIEGVGEVGLFGSGDYSMRIWLDPQKIAERNLSAGDVVQEIRSQNVQAAAGIIGGSPSLPGIDLQLSVNAQGRLQTPEEFGEIIVKTGENGEVTRLRDISRIELGAAEYALRSLLNNKSAVAIPIFQAPGSNAIRISDNVRETMAELKEHMPEGVDYSIVYDPTQFVRASIEAVIHTLLEAVALVVLVVILFLQTWRASIIPLLAVPVSIIGTFAVMYLFGFSINALSLFGLVLAIGIVVDDAIVVVENVERNIERGLKPLQASYQAMREVSGPIVAIALVLVAVFVPLAMISGLTGQFYRQFALTIAISTVISAINSLTLSPALAALLLKGHDAPKDGLTRFMDRWLGWLFRRFNALFSRGSEAYGRGVTGVLSRKAATMGVYLVLVALAALMFRVVPGGFVPAQDKQYLVGFAQLPDGATLDRTEDVIRRMGEIALEQPGVVNAIQFPGLSINGFTNSANAGIVFLGLDEFDKRKDPALSGIAIAEQLNEKFGGIQDAYIAMFPPPPVQGLGTIGGFKLQIEDRTGRGYAELDTVTKAFLAAAEKAPELTGLFSSYQVNVPQLYVDLDRTRARQLGVPVTSVFETMQVYLGSLYVNDFNVFGRTYSVRAQADAAYRARPEDIGKLQVRSNSGEMVPLSALVRVQSSTGPERALRYNGFPSADVNGGAAPGYSTGEAQAAVARIAAETLPKGFEYEWTELTYQEILAGNSAILVFPIAIFLVFLVLAAQYESLTLPLSIIMIVPTGLLAAMTGVWLSAGDNNVFTQIGLIVLVGLSAKNAILIVEFARELEFAGRSPYQAAVEASRLRLRPILMTSIAFIMGVLPLATSTGAGAEMRNAMGIAVLSGMLGVTIFGIFLTPVFYVLLRRLTGNRPLRQHGEALDIGEPGGNEVSGGHQTA, from the coding sequence ATGAACATCTCCAGGTTCTTCATCGACCGCCCGATCTTTGCAGGTGTGCTGTCGATCATGATCTTCCTCGCGGGTCTGCTCGCCATGCCGAACCTGCCGATCTCCGAATATCCCGAAGTCGTGCCGCCCACCGTCGTGGTCCGCGCGCAATATCCCGGCGCCAATCCCAAGGTGATCGCGGAAACGGTTGCAACGCCGCTTGAGGAATCCATCAATGGCGTCGAGGACATGCTCTACATGTCGAGCCAGGCGACGACCGACGGGTTGATGACGCTCACCGTCACTTTCCGCCTCGGCGCCGATCCCGACAAGGCGCAGCAGCTCGTGCAGAACCGCGTCTCCCAGGCCGAGCCGCGCCTGCCGGAAGAAGTCCGCCGCCTCGGCGTCACCACCATCAAGAGCTCGCCCGACCTCACCATGGTCGTCCACCTGACCTCGCCGAACGACCGCTACGACATGACCTATCTGCGCAACTACGCCGTCCTCAACGTGAAGGACCGGCTGGCGCGGATCGAGGGTGTCGGCGAAGTGGGCCTCTTCGGCTCCGGCGACTATTCCATGCGCATATGGCTCGACCCGCAGAAGATCGCGGAGCGCAATCTTTCCGCCGGCGATGTCGTGCAGGAAATCCGCTCGCAGAACGTGCAGGCGGCGGCCGGCATCATCGGTGGCTCGCCCTCGCTGCCCGGCATCGACCTGCAGCTTTCGGTGAATGCGCAAGGCCGCCTCCAGACGCCGGAGGAATTCGGCGAGATCATCGTCAAGACGGGCGAAAACGGAGAGGTCACGCGGCTTCGCGATATTTCGCGCATCGAGCTTGGCGCCGCGGAATATGCGCTTCGTTCGCTCCTCAACAACAAGAGCGCCGTCGCCATTCCGATCTTTCAGGCGCCCGGCTCAAACGCGATCCGGATTTCCGACAATGTCCGCGAGACGATGGCGGAGCTGAAGGAACACATGCCGGAAGGCGTCGACTACTCGATCGTCTACGATCCGACGCAGTTCGTGCGTGCCTCCATCGAGGCGGTGATCCACACATTGCTCGAAGCGGTGGCGCTCGTCGTCCTCGTCGTCATCCTCTTCCTGCAGACATGGCGTGCCTCGATCATCCCGCTGCTCGCGGTTCCCGTCTCGATCATCGGCACCTTCGCCGTCATGTATCTCTTCGGCTTCTCGATCAATGCCTTGAGCCTCTTCGGCCTCGTGCTCGCCATCGGCATCGTCGTCGATGACGCCATCGTCGTGGTGGAAAATGTCGAGCGCAATATCGAGCGCGGCCTCAAGCCCTTGCAGGCAAGCTATCAGGCCATGCGCGAAGTCTCGGGTCCGATCGTTGCCATCGCGCTCGTCCTCGTCGCGGTCTTCGTGCCGCTGGCCATGATCTCCGGCCTTACCGGCCAGTTCTACCGCCAGTTCGCGCTCACCATCGCGATCTCGACGGTGATCTCGGCAATCAACTCGCTGACGCTGTCGCCCGCGCTCGCGGCGCTTCTGCTCAAGGGCCATGACGCGCCGAAGGATGGGCTGACGCGCTTCATGGATCGCTGGCTCGGCTGGCTCTTCCGCCGCTTCAACGCGCTTTTCTCGCGCGGTTCGGAAGCCTATGGCCGTGGCGTCACCGGCGTCCTTTCGCGCAAGGCCGCTACGATGGGTGTCTATCTCGTGCTCGTCGCGCTCGCGGCGCTGATGTTCCGCGTCGTGCCGGGCGGTTTCGTGCCGGCGCAGGACAAGCAATATCTTGTCGGCTTCGCACAACTGCCCGACGGCGCCACGCTCGACCGCACGGAGGATGTCATTCGCCGCATGGGCGAGATCGCGCTCGAACAGCCGGGCGTCGTCAATGCCATCCAGTTCCCCGGCCTCTCGATCAACGGCTTCACCAACAGTGCCAATGCCGGCATCGTCTTTCTCGGCCTCGACGAGTTCGACAAGCGCAAGGACCCTGCCCTCAGCGGCATCGCCATTGCCGAACAATTGAACGAGAAGTTCGGCGGCATACAGGATGCCTATATCGCCATGTTCCCGCCGCCGCCCGTTCAGGGCCTCGGCACGATCGGCGGCTTCAAGCTGCAGATCGAGGACAGGACAGGGCGCGGCTATGCCGAGCTCGATACCGTGACCAAGGCGTTCCTCGCCGCCGCCGAGAAGGCGCCGGAGCTGACGGGCCTCTTCTCCAGCTATCAGGTGAACGTGCCGCAACTCTATGTCGATCTCGACCGCACACGCGCACGCCAGCTCGGCGTTCCCGTGACCAGCGTCTTCGAGACGATGCAGGTCTATCTCGGCTCGCTCTATGTGAACGACTTCAACGTCTTCGGCCGCACCTATTCGGTGCGCGCTCAGGCCGATGCCGCCTATCGCGCGCGGCCGGAGGATATCGGCAAGCTCCAGGTGCGTTCCAATTCCGGCGAGATGGTGCCGCTCTCCGCCCTTGTCCGCGTGCAGTCGAGCACGGGGCCGGAGCGTGCCTTGCGCTATAACGGCTTCCCCTCGGCGGATGTGAATGGCGGGGCCGCGCCCGGCTATTCGACCGGCGAGGCGCAGGCCGCCGTCGCGCGCATCGCCGCCGAAACGCTGCCCAAGGGTTTCGAATATGAATGGACGGAGCTCACCTATCAGGAAATCCTGGCGGGCAATTCCGCGATCCTCGTCTTCCCGATCGCGATCTTCCTCGTCTTCCTGGTGCTGGCCGCGCAGTATGAAAGCCTGACGCTACCGCTCTCGATCATCATGATCGTGCCGACGGGCCTTCTCGCCGCGATGACCGGCGTCTGGCTTTCGGCGGGCGACAACAACGTCTTCACGCAGATAGGCCTCATCGTCCTTGTCGGTTTGTCGGCGAAGAACGCCATCCTGATCGTCGAATTCGCGCGCGAGCTCGAATTCGCGGGGCGCTCGCCCTATCAGGCGGCGGTCGAGGCGAGCCGCCTTCGCCTGCGGCCGATCCTGATGACGTCGATCGCCTTCATCATGGGCGTGCTGCCGCTCGCCACCTCGACGGGTGCGGGCGCGGAGATGCGCAACGCCATGGGCATCGCCGTACTCTCCGGCATGCTCGGCGTCACGATCTTCGGCATCTTCCTGACGCCCGTCTTCTACGTGCTGCTCCGCCGTCTCACCGGCAACAGGCCGCTCCGCCAGCATGGCGAGGCGCTCGATATCGGTGAGCCCGGCGGCAACGAGGTATCGGGTGGCCACCAGACCGCCTGA
- a CDS encoding type II toxin-antitoxin system RelE/ParE family toxin: MSAYVFSPAARADLEEIWNYSVEQWGAERAETYILQIRDACEALAGGKKKGRAIDGIRPGYLKLAAGSHFLFFRIGNGGVIDVVRILHQRMDVSAHLNEP, translated from the coding sequence ATGAGCGCCTATGTCTTTTCGCCAGCCGCGCGAGCCGATCTCGAAGAGATATGGAACTACTCCGTCGAGCAATGGGGCGCGGAACGGGCTGAGACCTACATTCTGCAAATTCGCGATGCCTGCGAGGCGCTGGCGGGCGGGAAAAAGAAGGGCCGCGCGATCGACGGCATTCGCCCCGGCTATCTGAAGCTCGCCGCCGGTTCCCATTTTCTGTTCTTTCGTATCGGGAACGGCGGGGTCATCGACGTGGTGCGGATACTTCATCAGCGCATGGACGTATCCGCGCATCTGAACGAGCCGTGA
- a CDS encoding TIGR04283 family arsenosugar biosynthesis glycosyltransferase, whose protein sequence is MLSVIIPTLNAEETLTRTLAPLVPAAVRGLVQEVIVVDGGSGDETLEIVEAAGAKLVRAERGRGKQLMAGAKAARGNWLLFLHADTVLEPGWVSEVEKFFEQIESGRFRDHEMAAAFRFALDDFSGWARFIEWMVGLRCFLFRLPYGDQGLLVNRRLYDRMGGFRDLSLMEDVDLVRRIPRRRLVMMRTLAVTSPARYLKEGFVARSFRNLFCLALYYLRVPPRVIARMYG, encoded by the coding sequence ATGTTGAGCGTCATCATTCCCACACTGAATGCCGAAGAGACCCTGACCCGGACGCTGGCGCCGCTGGTGCCGGCGGCTGTGCGCGGGCTGGTGCAGGAGGTGATCGTGGTCGATGGCGGCTCCGGCGACGAGACGCTGGAGATCGTCGAGGCAGCGGGGGCGAAGCTCGTCAGGGCCGAGCGCGGCCGGGGCAAGCAGCTCATGGCGGGCGCGAAAGCGGCGCGCGGCAACTGGCTGCTCTTTCTCCATGCCGACACGGTGCTGGAGCCCGGCTGGGTGAGCGAGGTCGAGAAATTTTTCGAGCAGATCGAGAGCGGCCGCTTCCGCGACCACGAGATGGCGGCGGCGTTCCGCTTCGCGCTGGACGACTTCTCCGGCTGGGCGCGCTTCATCGAGTGGATGGTGGGGCTGCGCTGCTTTTTGTTCAGGCTGCCTTATGGCGACCAGGGCTTGCTGGTGAACCGCAGGCTTTATGACCGCATGGGCGGCTTCCGCGATCTGTCGCTGATGGAGGATGTCGATCTCGTCCGCCGCATTCCGCGCCGCCGCCTCGTCATGATGCGGACGCTCGCGGTGACGAGCCCGGCGCGCTACCTGAAAGAAGGCTTCGTCGCGCGCTCCTTCCGCAATCTCTTCTGCCTCGCGCTTTATTATCTGCGGGTGCCGCCGAGGGTGATCGCGCGGATGTATGGGTGA
- a CDS encoding TetR/AcrR family transcriptional regulator, translating to MAMGRPRAFDVSEALDKALVVFWRKGYEGASLSDLTAAMGINPPSLYACFGNKEGLFRRALDRYEEMQGCYIEEALAAPTAREAVERLLCQSAKLQCEEGHPQGCLLVTAGLSGGEESSAIREELAERRKASETDIKKRLERAKKEGDLPKDANPAALARYISTIMRGMSVQAASGATAKELKQVAEMAMKVWPE from the coding sequence ATGGCAATGGGACGTCCCCGCGCTTTCGATGTGAGCGAGGCGCTCGACAAGGCGCTCGTCGTGTTCTGGCGGAAGGGATATGAGGGCGCGTCGCTGTCCGACCTCACGGCGGCGATGGGCATCAACCCGCCGAGCCTCTATGCCTGTTTCGGAAACAAGGAAGGCCTCTTCCGCCGCGCGCTCGACAGATATGAAGAGATGCAGGGCTGCTATATAGAAGAGGCGCTGGCCGCACCGACCGCGCGCGAAGCGGTGGAGCGGCTGCTCTGCCAATCCGCCAAGCTTCAATGCGAGGAAGGCCATCCGCAGGGCTGCCTGCTGGTGACGGCCGGGCTTTCGGGCGGCGAGGAAAGCAGCGCCATCCGCGAAGAGCTGGCCGAGCGCCGCAAGGCAAGCGAGACCGACATAAAGAAGCGTCTCGAACGCGCGAAGAAGGAAGGCGACCTGCCCAAGGACGCCAACCCCGCCGCGCTCGCCCGCTACATCTCCACCATCATGCGCGGCATGTCCGTGCAGGCCGCAAGCGGCGCGACGGCGAAGGAGCTGAAGCAGGTGGCGGAAATGGCGATGAAGGTCTGGCCGGAATAG
- a CDS encoding type II toxin-antitoxin system ParD family antitoxin — protein MAKNTSISLGDHFNDFVESRVARGRYGSASEVVRAALRLLEEHEAKVEALRAALIAGEQSGPSSPFDFDDFIREKQTSRSK, from the coding sequence ATGGCAAAGAATACGTCCATTTCCCTCGGGGATCATTTCAACGACTTTGTCGAAAGCCGGGTGGCGCGTGGCCGTTACGGCTCGGCAAGCGAGGTCGTGCGTGCCGCCTTGCGGCTGCTCGAGGAGCATGAAGCGAAGGTGGAAGCGCTGCGCGCGGCCCTGATCGCGGGCGAACAAAGCGGCCCGTCCTCGCCGTTCGATTTCGATGATTTTATCCGCGAGAAACAGACGTCGCGCTCGAAATGA
- the mscL gene encoding large conductance mechanosensitive channel protein MscL: MFKEFREFALKGNVLDMAVGIIIGAAFTTIVQSLVNDIIMPPVGVLMGGVDFTDYFIALTWSDVAPVSVDAAKEAGIPVIAYGRFINAVIQFAIVAFALFLVIRQMNRLKARIAKGEAPAPAAPPRQEVLLEEIRDALRAKG, encoded by the coding sequence ATGTTCAAGGAATTTCGCGAGTTCGCCCTCAAGGGCAATGTGCTCGACATGGCGGTCGGCATCATCATCGGCGCCGCCTTCACCACCATCGTGCAGTCGCTGGTCAACGACATCATCATGCCGCCCGTCGGCGTGCTCATGGGCGGGGTCGACTTCACCGATTATTTCATCGCGCTCACATGGAGCGATGTCGCGCCCGTTTCGGTCGATGCCGCGAAGGAAGCCGGCATTCCGGTCATCGCCTATGGCCGCTTCATCAACGCCGTCATCCAGTTCGCGATCGTCGCCTTCGCGCTCTTCCTCGTCATCCGCCAGATGAACCGCCTCAAGGCGCGCATTGCGAAAGGCGAAGCCCCCGCCCCTGCCGCCCCGCCGCGCCAGGAAGTGCTGCTGGAAGAAATCCGCGACGCGCTACGGGCGAAGGGCTGA
- a CDS encoding PA0069 family radical SAM protein, whose product MFSCCAILISMTMSRDIAPPGRPVRANANSPVGARDVQRSRGLPDHSPSPRGAALVPPSVREPILPESGRRGRGALTNKSGRYEPQSRTVLDDGWDTIEEAPPPLKTHVTEETARHIITRNSSPDIGFDRSINAYRGCEHGCVYCFARPTHAYMGLSAGLDFESKLFAKPNAADLLRKELAKPGYKVAPIAMGTNTDPYQPIEQRYRITRSLLEVLSEFNHPVTILTKSARITRDLDILTSLAKRNLVRVALSVTTLDPRLARALEPRASTPARRIEAIRILAQAGIPTGAMIAPIIPALNDAEIEKLLTGVAYAGAESANFVILRLPLEIRDLFVEWLEEHVPDRASRVMSLIRQMRGGKDYDSTWGERQSGTGPYAWQIARRFEIATKKLNLNKRPLESRTLDCTQFMVPGRGKQLDLL is encoded by the coding sequence ATGTTCTCATGCTGCGCTATACTCATTTCCATGACGATGAGTCGCGACATAGCGCCCCCCGGCCGCCCCGTCCGCGCAAATGCCAATTCCCCGGTTGGCGCGCGTGACGTTCAGCGGTCCCGCGGGCTCCCGGACCACAGCCCCTCCCCCCGTGGGGCCGCCCTCGTACCCCCGAGCGTCCGCGAGCCTATTCTGCCCGAGAGCGGCCGCCGCGGCCGGGGCGCGCTTACCAACAAGAGCGGCCGTTACGAGCCGCAGTCCCGCACGGTGCTCGATGATGGCTGGGACACGATCGAGGAGGCGCCGCCGCCCCTCAAGACCCATGTGACGGAAGAGACCGCGCGCCACATCATCACGCGCAATTCCTCGCCCGATATCGGCTTCGACCGGTCGATCAATGCCTATCGCGGCTGCGAGCATGGCTGCGTCTACTGCTTCGCGCGGCCGACCCATGCCTATATGGGCCTCTCCGCCGGGCTCGATTTCGAGAGCAAGCTCTTCGCCAAGCCGAACGCGGCGGACCTTCTCCGCAAGGAACTCGCAAAGCCCGGCTACAAGGTCGCGCCCATCGCCATGGGCACGAATACAGATCCCTACCAGCCGATCGAGCAGCGATACCGCATCACGCGCAGCCTTCTCGAAGTGCTGTCCGAGTTCAATCATCCGGTGACGATCCTCACGAAGTCGGCGCGCATCACGCGCGACCTCGACATCCTCACCTCGCTCGCGAAGCGCAATCTCGTCCGCGTCGCCCTCTCGGTCACGACGCTCGACCCGAGGCTCGCCCGCGCGCTGGAGCCCCGCGCCTCCACGCCCGCGCGCCGCATCGAGGCGATCCGCATTCTCGCGCAAGCCGGCATCCCCACCGGCGCCATGATCGCACCGATCATCCCGGCCTTGAACGACGCCGAGATCGAAAAGCTCCTCACCGGCGTCGCCTATGCCGGCGCTGAAAGCGCCAATTTCGTCATCCTCCGCCTGCCGCTCGAAATCCGCGACCTCTTCGTCGAATGGCTGGAGGAACATGTGCCCGACCGCGCGTCCCGCGTCATGTCCCTCATCCGCCAGATGCGCGGCGGCAAGGATTACGACAGCACATGGGGCGAACGCCAGTCCGGCACCGGCCCCTATGCCTGGCAGATCGCGCGGCGCTTCGAAATCGCCACGAAGAAACTCAACCTCAACAAACGCCCCCTCGAATCCCGAACCCTCGACTGCACGCAGTTCATGGTCCCCGGCAGAGGCAAGCAACTGGACCTGCTTTGA
- a CDS encoding GIY-YIG nuclease family protein, with the protein MSYFVYILTNQRNGTLYVGVTNDIARRAWEHREGTGSQFTRKYGVHRLVYAETHDDAEQAIRREKALKEWKRDWKIELIEGANPEWNDLTETLNR; encoded by the coding sequence ATGAGTTACTTCGTCTACATCCTCACCAATCAGAGAAACGGTACCCTTTATGTCGGCGTGACGAACGACATCGCACGGCGCGCATGGGAGCATCGCGAGGGAACCGGCTCGCAGTTCACCAGAAAATACGGCGTGCATCGTCTCGTCTATGCCGAAACGCATGACGACGCGGAGCAGGCCATCCGAAGGGAAAAGGCGCTCAAGGAATGGAAGCGCGACTGGAAGATCGAACTGATCGAAGGCGCCAATCCGGAGTGGAACGACCTCACCGAAACGCTGAACCGATAA
- a CDS encoding TIGR04282 family arsenosugar biosynthesis glycosyltransferase — protein sequence MSLDPQLVIMAKTPLIGRVKTRLARDVGGVEALRFFRGASTGLIRRVGNDPRWRTLLALAPDRAVHEKGIWPEGIPRIAQGQGDLGHRMGRLFRDLPPGPVVIVGADIPGIGAAQVAAAFAALGRHDAVFGQAEDGGYWLVGLKRRPRVLDIFEGVRWSSEYALADTVKNVRRQSMSVAMLESLPDIDTGADYAKWKRG from the coding sequence ATGTCCCTCGATCCGCAACTTGTCATCATGGCGAAGACGCCGCTGATCGGCCGTGTGAAGACGCGGCTGGCGCGGGACGTGGGCGGCGTCGAGGCGCTGCGTTTTTTTCGCGGGGCGAGCACGGGGCTGATCCGGCGCGTCGGCAACGATCCGCGCTGGCGGACCCTGCTGGCGCTGGCGCCCGACCGGGCGGTGCATGAGAAGGGCATCTGGCCGGAGGGCATTCCCCGCATCGCGCAAGGGCAGGGCGATCTCGGCCACCGCATGGGACGGCTCTTCCGCGACCTGCCGCCGGGGCCGGTGGTAATCGTCGGTGCGGATATTCCGGGCATCGGCGCGGCCCAAGTGGCCGCCGCCTTCGCGGCGCTGGGGCGGCACGACGCCGTGTTCGGCCAGGCGGAGGATGGCGGCTACTGGCTGGTGGGGCTGAAGCGGCGGCCGCGTGTCCTGGATATTTTCGAGGGCGTGCGCTGGTCGAGCGAATATGCGCTGGCGGACACCGTGAAGAATGTCCGTAGGCAGAGCATGAGCGTGGCGATGCTGGAAAGCCTGCCGGACATCGACACGGGCGCGGATTACGCCAAGTGGAAGCGCGGGTGA
- the moaB gene encoding molybdenum cofactor biosynthesis protein B has product MPGIDTSRDFIALNIAVLTVSDSRTPETDKSGDVLAERIAAAGHNLAARSIVSDDIVLIRRLLKQWVADSRIDVVISTGGTGLTGRDVTPEAFQSVYDKEIEGFAAVFHRISYDKIGTSTIQSRATAGVADGTFLFALPGSPGACKDGWDEILVHQLDNRFRPCNFAEIMPRLTEHKPQ; this is encoded by the coding sequence ATGCCCGGCATCGATACGTCACGCGACTTCATTGCTCTCAACATCGCGGTCCTCACCGTCTCCGACAGCCGTACACCGGAAACCGACAAATCGGGCGATGTGCTGGCCGAGCGGATCGCGGCGGCGGGACATAATCTCGCGGCGCGCAGCATCGTCTCGGACGACATCGTTCTCATCCGCCGCCTGCTGAAGCAGTGGGTCGCGGACAGCCGGATCGACGTCGTGATCTCGACAGGCGGCACCGGCCTCACCGGCCGCGACGTGACGCCGGAGGCTTTCCAGTCCGTCTATGACAAGGAGATCGAAGGCTTCGCGGCCGTCTTCCACCGCATCAGCTACGACAAGATCGGCACCTCGACCATCCAGTCGCGCGCCACAGCCGGCGTCGCCGACGGCACCTTCCTCTTCGCGCTGCCGGGTTCGCCCGGCGCCTGCAAGGATGGCTGGGACGAAATCCTCGTCCACCAGCTCGACAATCGCTTCCGCCCCTGCAACTTCGCCGAGATCATGCCGCGCCTGACCGAACACAAGCCGCAATAG
- a CDS encoding efflux RND transporter periplasmic adaptor subunit — MKNFAPHTLRGRLLGAGIALAAVAGIAGFGLTAENEESAAAPQAVAVSVATVDEREAAGWDEFSGRLEAVERVEIRPRVAGVVQDVHFREGSLVRKGDLLFTIDRAPYAAEVQRAEAQLASARSSYAFAKVDLDRARQLVSKGTISKRTLDERVNIFGEAEAALHGAEANLEATRLNLEYTEIRAPISGRVGKAEITTGNLVAAGPGAPVLTTLVSVSPIYASFNADERVVARALNGLAGADARTQVGQIPVQMGTSATDGTPFRGHLQLIDNQVDALSGTVRVRAVFDNEDGTLIPGQFARLRMGQAQSRPVIAITERAVGIDQDKKFVLVVEEDNHVAYREVTLGESFGALREVTHGLAAGERIVVNGLQRVRPGDLIEPQSASMEYPAQVAEAGNGRTATR; from the coding sequence ATGAAAAACTTCGCCCCCCACACCCTTCGTGGCCGCCTGCTGGGCGCCGGTATTGCGCTCGCTGCCGTCGCCGGCATTGCGGGCTTCGGCCTCACCGCCGAAAACGAGGAGAGCGCCGCCGCCCCCCAGGCCGTCGCCGTCTCGGTCGCCACCGTCGATGAGCGCGAAGCCGCCGGCTGGGATGAGTTCTCCGGCCGCCTCGAAGCCGTCGAGCGCGTCGAAATCCGCCCCCGCGTCGCCGGCGTCGTCCAGGACGTTCACTTCCGTGAAGGCTCGCTCGTCCGCAAGGGCGACCTCCTCTTCACCATCGACCGCGCGCCCTACGCGGCCGAAGTCCAGCGCGCGGAAGCCCAGCTGGCCTCCGCCCGGTCCAGCTACGCCTTCGCGAAGGTCGATCTCGACCGTGCCCGCCAGCTCGTTAGCAAGGGCACGATCTCCAAGCGCACCCTTGATGAGCGCGTCAACATTTTCGGCGAGGCCGAAGCCGCCCTTCACGGCGCCGAAGCCAATCTCGAGGCAACGCGCCTCAACCTCGAATACACGGAAATCCGCGCGCCGATCTCGGGCCGTGTCGGCAAGGCCGAAATCACGACGGGCAATCTCGTCGCGGCCGGTCCGGGCGCCCCGGTTCTGACCACGCTTGTCTCGGTCAGCCCCATCTATGCCAGCTTCAATGCCGATGAGCGGGTCGTCGCGCGTGCCTTGAACGGTCTCGCCGGTGCCGATGCCCGCACGCAGGTCGGGCAGATCCCGGTCCAGATGGGCACCTCGGCCACGGATGGCACGCCCTTCCGCGGCCATCTCCAGCTCATCGACAACCAGGTCGATGCGCTGAGCGGCACGGTCCGGGTCCGTGCGGTCTTCGACAATGAAGACGGCACCCTGATCCCCGGCCAGTTCGCCCGGCTCCGCATGGGGCAGGCCCAGTCGCGCCCGGTGATCGCCATCACGGAACGCGCCGTCGGAATCGATCAAGACAAGAAGTTCGTGCTCGTGGTCGAAGAAGACAACCACGTCGCCTACCGCGAAGTGACGCTTGGCGAATCCTTCGGCGCCTTGCGGGAAGTGACGCATGGCCTCGCCGCCGGCGAACGCATCGTGGTCAACGGTCTGCAGCGCGTGCGTCCGGGCGATCTCATCGAGCCCCAGTCCGCCTCGATGGAATATCCCGCCCAGGTTGCAGAGGCCGGTAATGGCCGGACGGCGACGCGGTAA
- a CDS encoding MarR family winged helix-turn-helix transcriptional regulator has protein sequence MTKSDPEPGFPPPLTDHLCLWIYGTNLEIQRIHKVVLDELGITYAQYLVLNLLWERDKQPVGELAAQLRLETSTMTPLLKRLEAGGYVTRVRNPEDERQVLIGLLDKGRDLRKVAGRVSANLAARIGLSEDELRQLNETIRKLHNQLIAPAPEEKG, from the coding sequence ATGACCAAATCCGACCCGGAGCCTGGCTTTCCGCCGCCGCTCACCGACCATCTCTGCCTGTGGATCTATGGGACGAACCTCGAAATCCAGCGCATTCACAAGGTTGTGCTGGATGAACTCGGGATCACCTATGCGCAGTATCTCGTGCTCAACCTTCTCTGGGAGCGGGATAAGCAGCCCGTCGGCGAACTCGCCGCCCAGCTCCGGCTGGAGACCAGCACGATGACCCCGCTGCTGAAGCGGCTCGAAGCCGGCGGCTATGTTACCCGCGTCCGCAATCCGGAAGACGAGCGTCAGGTTTTGATCGGCCTGCTGGACAAGGGCAGGGATCTGCGAAAAGTAGCCGGCCGCGTGAGCGCCAACCTGGCCGCGCGGATTGGTCTGTCCGAGGACGAACTACGCCAGCTCAATGAAACTATCCGGAAGCTGCACAATCAATTGATTGCCCCCGCCCCGGAGGAAAAGGGCTGA